The following nucleotide sequence is from Calditerricola satsumensis.
CCGCGGCATTGAAGACATTGCGAACATGTACAAGTACAACATCATCCTGTGCAACTCGGACAAGCAGCCCAAAAAGGAGCTGACGCTGATCGAGACGCTGCTGGAAAAACAGGTGGACGGCCTCCTGTTCATGGGGCCCCGGGTGACGGACGAGCACCTCGACCTGTTCCGCTCGGCCAGCGTGCCCGTGGTCCTGGCCACGACAATCGATCCGGGCTGCCAGCTTCCTTCGGTCAACATCGACCAGCGGCAGGCCGCGTACGACGCCACGCGCCTGCTCCTCAATCATGGCCACACCCGCATCGCCTTCCTCGGCGGTCCGCTGGAGGAGTTTGCCGGCCTGAGCCGCTTCCAGGGCTACCGCCAGGCGCTGGAGGATGCCGGCGTGCCGTTCCGGGAGGAGTTGGTGCAAATCGCCGACTACCGCTACGAGACGGCGCTGAAACGGATGGCCCACTTCTTGACCCTTCCCGAGCGCCCCACGGCGGTGTTCGCCACCAGCGACGAGATGGCCGTCGCCGCCATCCACGCCTATCAGGACGCCGGCTTCCGCGTGCCCGAGGATGTCGAGGTGATCGGCTTTGACAACATCCGCCTCGCGTCGATGGTGCGCCCAACGCTGACGACGGTGGCCCAGCCGATGTACGACATCGGCGCCGTGTCGATGCGCCTCTTGACGAAGTACATGCACAATGAAAAGGTGACCGACTCCCTCGTCTTCCTCCCCCACACGATCGAGATCCGCGGTTCGACGCGCGCCGAGTCCAAAACGGCGGTCGCGACAAGGTGAGGGCGGCGATCGGCAAGGGGACGCTCGCCCGCGAAAGAGGCCCCTGCTATAATGGAACCGTCATGATTCGGCAAGGAAGACCGTCATGCAGTGGACGGCAGAACGGTCACGCATGCATCGCAAAGGGGGAGAGGCGCGATGACGATCGGCATTATCGGGGCCATGGTCGAAGAGGTGGAACGGTACCGCGAGGCGATGCGCGGCGAGCGGGAGACACGCCATGCCGGGATCCCGTTCTACCGGGGCGAGCTGGCCGGGCGCGACGTGGTGGTGTGCAAGTCGGGCGTGGGCAAGGTGAACGCCGCCGTCTGCACCCAGCTCTTGATCGATCGCTTTCAGGTGTCCCGCATCGTGTTTACGGGTGTGGCAGGGGCGCTCCATCCCGAACTGGAGATTGGCGACATTGTCGTCTCGCGGGATTGCGTGCAGCACGACGTGGACGCCACGGCGCTGGGCTTTCAGCGCGGCGAGATTCCGTTCCATCCCAAATGGGTGTTTGAAGCGGATCCACAGCTCGTCGCGCTGGCCGAGCGGGCCGCGCGCCGGGTGACCGAGGTGCGCGTGATGACGGGGCGCGTCCTGTCCGGCGACCAGTTCGTGACGGACAGGGATAAAGCCCGCGGGCTGCATGAGCAGTTCGGCGGGCTGTGCCTGGAAATGGAAGGGGCCGCCGTGGCCCAGGTGTGCGACATGAACGGCGTGCCCTTTGTCGTCATCCGCTCGATGTCGGACAAGGCCGACGGGTCGGCTCCCGTCGATTTTCCGGCCTTCGTGAAGCTGGCTTCCCGGCGCTCCTGCGAGGTGGTGTGCGCCATGCTGGAGGAGCTGGAGGCTACTTCAGCAGGCCGAGGAGAATGAGCAGGCCGCCGAGCGCCGCCGCGGCGACGAACACGAGGCGAAAGGCCTGGCGGACGGCGGTGAGGACGAGCGCAGCGACGAAGAGAAGAATGGCCGGCAAGTACAGATCGGGCGCCGCGAAGTAGGCCACGGCCAAGAGGAGAATGGCGAAGAGCCAGAGCAAGCGAATCATGGAGCACCCTCCTTCGGGCGGGTGTTTTTTGTTTGCGGGTTACGGCGCGTACAGCAAGGCCAATTCGACGGTGCGCCGGTTGCGCCTGTCGATCTCGGACCGCCGGGGAATGGGCGGAACGATGTCCGGTGGATCCAACAGCTGTTCGGGAAGGGGAACCGGACTGTGGGGCTGCCAGCGCTCGAGCCAGGCGCGCGGAAGTTTGGGGTTCCCGGCGAAGGGACGGTCGACCAGCTCGGCCCACAGGAGGGCCCACGCGCGGGGCACGACGCGCCAGATGTCGTAGCCGCCCCCGCCAACGGCGACGAGCCGCCCGTCGCACAGCTCGTGGGCCAGGCGATGGGCCAGCTTGGGAATTTCGGCGTAGATGCGCGTCGTGGCGCACAGGTGGCTCAGGGGATCCCACACGTGGGCGTCGCAGCCGTTCTGGGTGACGATGACGTCGGGGCGAAAGCGGCGCGCCACGCGTTCCACGACGGCGATGTAGGCTTCCAGCCACGCGTCGTCCTCGGTAAACGGCTCGAGGGGCACGTTGACGCTGTACCCGAAGCCGGGGCCGTCGCCCCGCTCGTGGACGAAGCCGGTGCCGGGAAAGAGGGTGCGCCCGGTTTCGTGCACAGAGATCGTCAGCACGTCGGGATCGTCGTAGAAGGCCCACTGCACGCCGTCGCCGTGGTGGGCGTCGGTGTCGAGGTAGAGCACGCGCGCGCCGTAGTGGCGGCGCAGCCAGGCGATGGCCACGGCGCAGTCGTTGTAGATGCAAAAGCCGGACGCCCGTCCGCGAAGGGCATGATGCAGGCCGCCGGCCAGGTTGACGGCGTGGTCGGCCTTCCCTTCCATCACCCATTCCGCGGCGAGGAGTGTGCCGCCCACGGCCAGCGCCGCCGCCTCGTGCATGCGCGGGAAGGCGGGATTGTCCTCGGTGCCGATGCCGTGGGCGAGGTAAGCGTCCTGGGCCTCCGGGTTTTCCGACGCCCGCTTCACGGCGTCGATGTACGCCGCCTCGTGAGCCAGGCGCAGCTCCTCATCGGTGGCCATCCGCGGAGCGACGATTTGTTCGGGGGTGATCAGCCCCCATTCCTGCAGCAGGTCGAGGGTAAGGAAAAGCCGGCGTTGGTCGAAGGGGTGATCGGGATGGAAGCGGTAGGCGAGGCAATCGGGGCTGTAGACGAAGACCGACCGGTGGGCCATGGCGATCCTCCTT
It contains:
- the ccpA gene encoding catabolite control protein A; the protein is MSVTIYDVAREAGVSMATVSRVVNGNPNVKPATRKKVLEVIERLGYRPNAVARGLASKKTTTVGVIIPDIASAFYAELARGIEDIANMYKYNIILCNSDKQPKKELTLIETLLEKQVDGLLFMGPRVTDEHLDLFRSASVPVVLATTIDPGCQLPSVNIDQRQAAYDATRLLLNHGHTRIAFLGGPLEEFAGLSRFQGYRQALEDAGVPFREELVQIADYRYETALKRMAHFLTLPERPTAVFATSDEMAVAAIHAYQDAGFRVPEDVEVIGFDNIRLASMVRPTLTTVAQPMYDIGAVSMRLLTKYMHNEKVTDSLVFLPHTIEIRGSTRAESKTAVATR
- a CDS encoding 5'-methylthioadenosine/adenosylhomocysteine nucleosidase is translated as MTIGIIGAMVEEVERYREAMRGERETRHAGIPFYRGELAGRDVVVCKSGVGKVNAAVCTQLLIDRFQVSRIVFTGVAGALHPELEIGDIVVSRDCVQHDVDATALGFQRGEIPFHPKWVFEADPQLVALAERAARRVTEVRVMTGRVLSGDQFVTDRDKARGLHEQFGGLCLEMEGAAVAQVCDMNGVPFVVIRSMSDKADGSAPVDFPAFVKLASRRSCEVVCAMLEELEATSAGRGE
- a CDS encoding acetoin utilization protein AcuC produces the protein MAHRSVFVYSPDCLAYRFHPDHPFDQRRLFLTLDLLQEWGLITPEQIVAPRMATDEELRLAHEAAYIDAVKRASENPEAQDAYLAHGIGTEDNPAFPRMHEAAALAVGGTLLAAEWVMEGKADHAVNLAGGLHHALRGRASGFCIYNDCAVAIAWLRRHYGARVLYLDTDAHHGDGVQWAFYDDPDVLTISVHETGRTLFPGTGFVHERGDGPGFGYSVNVPLEPFTEDDAWLEAYIAVVERVARRFRPDVIVTQNGCDAHVWDPLSHLCATTRIYAEIPKLAHRLAHELCDGRLVAVGGGGYDIWRVVPRAWALLWAELVDRPFAGNPKLPRAWLERWQPHSPVPLPEQLLDPPDIVPPIPRRSEIDRRNRRTVELALLYAP